Proteins from a genomic interval of Arachis hypogaea cultivar Tifrunner chromosome 10, arahy.Tifrunner.gnm2.J5K5, whole genome shotgun sequence:
- the LOC112714753 gene encoding proline iminopeptidase isoform X1, with protein MRLGFSPNTLLSQSFSSSLLLPSLVFSLSNSQLLPHSRLHLQHPLSLKTNSSGRKSAIIRMHKVDHTIESTPVNLMAREQEFTEVNRNLYPNVEPYSAGFLKVSDIHTLYWEQSGNPNGHPVVFIHGGPGGGTGPSNRKFFDPEFYRIILFDQRGAGKSTPHACLEQNTTWDLIDDIEKLREHLQIPEWQVFGGSWGSTLGLAYSQSHPDKVTGMVLRGIFLLRKKEIDWFYEGGAAAIFPDAWESFRDLIPENERGCFVDAYKKRLNSDDVEIQYGAARAWTKWEMMTAHLLPNEENIKRGDDDKFSLAFARIENHYFVNKGFLPSDSYLLDNVDKIRHINTTIVQGRYDVCCPMMSAWDLHKAWPEADFRVVADAGHSANEPGITAELVAANEKLKNIIKNKGN; from the exons ATGAGGTTGGGTTTTAGTCCAAACACCCTTCTTTCACAATCCTTCTCTTCCTCTTTGCTATTGCCTTCCCTAGTTTTCAGTCTCTCCAATTCACAGTTACTCCCTCATTCTCGTCTTCATCTTCAGCATCCCCTCTCTCTCAAAACCAACTCTtcag GGAGAAAGAGCGCAATTATTCGTATGCATAAAGTTGATCATACTATTGAGTCAACACCCGTTAATTTGATGGCTCGAGAACAGGAATTTACAGAAGTGAACAGAAATCTTTACCCGAATGTAGAACCCTACAGCGCAGGGTTTTTGAAAGTTTCAGATATTCACACACTCTACTGGGAGCAATCTGGAAACCCCAATGGACAT CCGGTTGTCTTCATTCACGGAGGCCCTGGAGGGGGAACTGGCCCAAGTAATCGGAAATTTTTTGATCCTGAATTTTACAGAATCATTCTATTTGATCAG CGGGGTGCAGGGAAAAGCACGCCCCATGCTTGCTTAGAGCAAAACACCACATGGGATCTAATTGACGACATTGAAAAGTTACGAGAACACTTGCAGATTCCAGAATGGCAG GTATTTGGAGGATCATGGGGAAGCACACTTGGTCTTGCTTATAGCCAATCTCACCCAGACAAG GTTACTGGCATGGTCCTCAGGGGAATTTTCCTATTAAGAAAGAAAGAGATTGATTGGTTTTATGAGGGTGGTGCTGCTGCAATATTCCCTGATG CTTGGGAGTCATTTAGGGATCTGATTCCAGAGAATGAGAGAGGATGCTTTGTCGATGCCTATAAAAAGAGGTTAAACTCTGACGATGTTGAAATTCAG TATGGAGCTGCTAGAGCATGGACCAAATGGGAAATGATGACAGCTCATCTTCTTCCAAATGAAGAGAACATCAAAAGAGGGGATGACGATAAATTTTCATTG GCATTTGCAAGGATTGAAAACCACTATTTTGTGAACAAGGGATTCTTGCCCTCGGATTCATACCTGTTGGATAACGTTGACAAAATTAGGCATATCAACACCACAATTGTGCAG GGACGATACGATGTCTGTTGTCCTATGATGTCAGCCTGGGATCTTCATAAAGCTTGGCCAGAAGCAGATTTTAGG GTCGTTGCTGATGCGGGACATTCAGCCAATGAACCAGGGATAACTGCTGAACTAGTGGCTGCAAATGAGAAACTAAAAAACATAATCAAGAATAAAGGGAACTGA
- the LOC112714753 gene encoding proline iminopeptidase isoform X2 — MLLPTLSPLTYPPHSWVPDSQGRKSAIIRMHKVDHTIESTPVNLMAREQEFTEVNRNLYPNVEPYSAGFLKVSDIHTLYWEQSGNPNGHPVVFIHGGPGGGTGPSNRKFFDPEFYRIILFDQRGAGKSTPHACLEQNTTWDLIDDIEKLREHLQIPEWQVFGGSWGSTLGLAYSQSHPDKVTGMVLRGIFLLRKKEIDWFYEGGAAAIFPDAWESFRDLIPENERGCFVDAYKKRLNSDDVEIQYGAARAWTKWEMMTAHLLPNEENIKRGDDDKFSLAFARIENHYFVNKGFLPSDSYLLDNVDKIRHINTTIVQGRYDVCCPMMSAWDLHKAWPEADFRVVADAGHSANEPGITAELVAANEKLKNIIKNKGN, encoded by the exons ATGCTTCTTCCAACCCTGTCGCCATTAACCTACCCACCGCACTCCTGGGTTCCGGACTCTCAAG GGAGAAAGAGCGCAATTATTCGTATGCATAAAGTTGATCATACTATTGAGTCAACACCCGTTAATTTGATGGCTCGAGAACAGGAATTTACAGAAGTGAACAGAAATCTTTACCCGAATGTAGAACCCTACAGCGCAGGGTTTTTGAAAGTTTCAGATATTCACACACTCTACTGGGAGCAATCTGGAAACCCCAATGGACAT CCGGTTGTCTTCATTCACGGAGGCCCTGGAGGGGGAACTGGCCCAAGTAATCGGAAATTTTTTGATCCTGAATTTTACAGAATCATTCTATTTGATCAG CGGGGTGCAGGGAAAAGCACGCCCCATGCTTGCTTAGAGCAAAACACCACATGGGATCTAATTGACGACATTGAAAAGTTACGAGAACACTTGCAGATTCCAGAATGGCAG GTATTTGGAGGATCATGGGGAAGCACACTTGGTCTTGCTTATAGCCAATCTCACCCAGACAAG GTTACTGGCATGGTCCTCAGGGGAATTTTCCTATTAAGAAAGAAAGAGATTGATTGGTTTTATGAGGGTGGTGCTGCTGCAATATTCCCTGATG CTTGGGAGTCATTTAGGGATCTGATTCCAGAGAATGAGAGAGGATGCTTTGTCGATGCCTATAAAAAGAGGTTAAACTCTGACGATGTTGAAATTCAG TATGGAGCTGCTAGAGCATGGACCAAATGGGAAATGATGACAGCTCATCTTCTTCCAAATGAAGAGAACATCAAAAGAGGGGATGACGATAAATTTTCATTG GCATTTGCAAGGATTGAAAACCACTATTTTGTGAACAAGGGATTCTTGCCCTCGGATTCATACCTGTTGGATAACGTTGACAAAATTAGGCATATCAACACCACAATTGTGCAG GGACGATACGATGTCTGTTGTCCTATGATGTCAGCCTGGGATCTTCATAAAGCTTGGCCAGAAGCAGATTTTAGG GTCGTTGCTGATGCGGGACATTCAGCCAATGAACCAGGGATAACTGCTGAACTAGTGGCTGCAAATGAGAAACTAAAAAACATAATCAAGAATAAAGGGAACTGA